A window of Streptomyces sp. SAI-127 contains these coding sequences:
- a CDS encoding TOPRIM nucleotidyl transferase/hydrolase domain-containing protein produces MADMGEFRDAVTAWAAGGPGDPARELAARLSVRTVVLLEGPSDVAAVDALAASRGRNLAAEGLCVLAMGGAMSVGRFAGLLGPSGLGLRLTGLCDERERPFYARGWERAGAAPDGYFVCAADLEDELIRALGVPRVKELVREEGDLRPLTTFLSQPAQRGRTAEQQLRRFLGTKKGRKIHYGRVLVEALDPDGVPAPLDDLFAAL; encoded by the coding sequence ATGGCTGACATGGGGGAGTTCCGGGACGCGGTCACGGCGTGGGCGGCCGGTGGCCCCGGCGACCCGGCACGCGAGCTGGCCGCACGGCTGTCCGTCCGGACCGTCGTCCTGCTCGAAGGGCCGAGCGACGTGGCGGCGGTCGACGCGCTGGCCGCGAGCCGTGGCCGGAACCTGGCCGCCGAGGGGCTCTGCGTCCTGGCGATGGGCGGGGCGATGAGCGTCGGCCGCTTCGCGGGTCTTCTCGGCCCTTCCGGCCTGGGCCTGCGCCTGACGGGACTGTGCGACGAGCGGGAACGGCCCTTCTACGCCCGGGGCTGGGAGCGGGCAGGCGCGGCACCGGACGGGTACTTCGTCTGCGCGGCGGACCTGGAGGACGAGCTGATCCGCGCGCTGGGTGTGCCGCGGGTGAAGGAACTCGTGCGCGAGGAGGGCGACCTGCGGCCCCTTACGACGTTCCTGTCCCAGCCCGCGCAGCGGGGCCGCACCGCTGAGCAGCAGTTGCGGCGCTTCCTCGGTACGAAGAAGGGGCGCAAGATCCACTACGGCCGCGTCCTCGTCGAGGCTCTCGACCCCGACGGCGTACCCGCCCCGCTCGACGACCTGTTCGCGGCTCTCTGA
- a CDS encoding Gfo/Idh/MocA family oxidoreductase, whose amino-acid sequence MPRPARRRVAVVGTGAIVSGSHLSALRAHAERTELVAAVDVDQGRLDAFRELAGGEVAGYTSMAAMLDAARPDLVLIGTPPSLHREQTVAALKAGAWVLCEKPLTLSLAEYDEIAAAEEASGAYASVVFQHRYGSGAVHARGLITSGELGAPRVAHCQTTWYRDAAYYAVPWRGTWASEGGGPTMGHGIHQYDLLLHLLGPWAEIRAMAARLVHDTESEDVSTALVRFENGALATVVNSVLSPDEVSRIRIDCADATVELTHLYGHRNQDWTYTPAPHVAADRVDAWRTPAADVPSSHAAQLGALLDAYDNGVRPPGSGADARATLEFAAALYKSAFTGRPVNAGEITPGDPFYPAMHGDHPHWAPKERA is encoded by the coding sequence ATGCCCCGTCCAGCCCGCCGCCGCGTAGCCGTGGTCGGCACCGGCGCCATCGTCAGCGGCAGCCATCTGTCCGCGCTCAGGGCCCACGCCGAGCGCACAGAACTGGTCGCCGCCGTCGACGTGGACCAGGGCAGACTCGACGCCTTCCGGGAACTCGCGGGCGGCGAGGTCGCCGGGTACACCTCCATGGCCGCGATGCTGGACGCCGCTCGCCCCGACCTGGTCCTCATCGGCACCCCGCCGTCGCTGCACCGGGAGCAGACGGTGGCCGCCCTCAAGGCGGGTGCCTGGGTGCTGTGCGAGAAGCCGCTGACACTGTCGCTCGCCGAGTACGACGAGATCGCGGCGGCCGAGGAGGCGTCCGGCGCCTACGCCTCCGTGGTCTTCCAGCACCGCTACGGCTCCGGCGCCGTCCACGCGCGCGGGCTGATCACGAGCGGCGAGCTGGGCGCCCCCCGGGTCGCGCACTGCCAGACCACCTGGTACCGGGACGCCGCCTACTACGCCGTACCGTGGCGCGGCACCTGGGCCAGTGAGGGCGGCGGCCCCACCATGGGCCACGGCATCCACCAGTACGACCTTCTCCTGCACCTGCTCGGCCCGTGGGCGGAGATCCGCGCGATGGCGGCCCGGCTGGTCCACGACACCGAGAGCGAGGACGTCTCCACGGCCCTCGTCCGGTTCGAGAACGGCGCCCTCGCCACCGTCGTCAACAGTGTGCTGTCACCCGACGAGGTGAGCCGCATCCGCATCGACTGCGCCGACGCGACCGTCGAACTCACCCACCTGTACGGGCACCGCAACCAGGACTGGACCTACACACCCGCCCCCCACGTGGCCGCCGACCGCGTCGACGCCTGGCGTACGCCCGCCGCCGACGTGCCCAGCTCGCACGCGGCCCAGCTCGGCGCGCTCCTCGACGCGTACGACAACGGTGTCAGGCCTCCCGGCAGCGGCGCCGACGCCCGTGCCACCCTCGAGTTCGCCGCCGCGCTCTACAAGTCCGCGTTCACGGGCCGGCCCGTGAACGCCGGCGAGATCACACCGGGCGACCCCTTCTACCCGGCCATGCACGGCGACCACCCCCACTGGGCCCCCAAGGAGCGCGCATGA
- a CDS encoding PmoA family protein, whose amino-acid sequence MSIRVSHVHGEHIAVEAANGTEILRYVYRPDPEDFEAKKPYAHPVRTLGGRTVTGYRPNDHRWHKGLQMTASHLSGQNFWGGNCYVHGQGYLPLPERVGSMRHDGFPQLTVEDDRLTFAEELTWVENGGSEWARELRGITVHSVDEEAGSWALDWSIRLTNTRDQPLAFGSPTTAGREMAGYTGLQWRGPRDFTGGSVLAPDTDGDADKLMGSQSPWLAFTTEHDDVDAHSTLVFAHAPENLDPRRAIHESHWFVRSEPFPTVAFSWAFFEEFELPPGESFEYRYRLVVADGAWDEERVSSCLEGLSW is encoded by the coding sequence ATGAGCATCCGCGTCAGCCACGTCCACGGCGAGCACATCGCCGTCGAGGCGGCGAACGGCACGGAGATCCTCCGCTACGTCTACCGACCCGACCCCGAGGACTTCGAGGCCAAGAAGCCCTACGCCCACCCGGTGCGCACCCTCGGCGGCCGCACGGTGACCGGCTACCGTCCCAACGACCACCGCTGGCACAAGGGTCTGCAGATGACCGCGAGCCATCTGTCGGGGCAGAACTTCTGGGGCGGCAACTGCTATGTCCACGGACAGGGCTATCTGCCCCTGCCGGAGCGCGTCGGCTCCATGCGGCATGACGGCTTCCCGCAGCTGACCGTCGAGGACGACCGGCTCACCTTCGCCGAGGAGCTCACCTGGGTGGAGAACGGCGGCAGCGAGTGGGCGCGCGAGCTCCGCGGCATCACCGTCCACTCGGTCGACGAGGAGGCCGGCTCCTGGGCGCTGGACTGGTCGATCCGCCTCACCAACACCCGCGACCAGCCGCTGGCCTTCGGTTCCCCCACCACCGCGGGCCGTGAGATGGCGGGTTACACGGGACTCCAGTGGCGCGGCCCCCGCGACTTCACCGGTGGATCGGTCCTCGCCCCGGACACGGACGGCGACGCGGACAAGCTGATGGGCAGCCAGAGCCCCTGGCTCGCCTTCACCACCGAGCACGACGACGTGGACGCCCACTCCACGCTCGTCTTCGCACACGCCCCCGAGAACCTCGACCCGCGGAGGGCGATCCACGAGTCGCACTGGTTCGTGCGCTCCGAGCCCTTCCCGACGGTCGCGTTCTCCTGGGCGTTCTTCGAGGAGTTCGAGCTGCCGCCGGGGGAGTCCTTCGAGTACCGCTACCGGCTGGTCGTGGCCGACGGTGCCTGGGACGAGGAACGCGTGTCCTCGTGTCTGGAAGGCCTGTCCTGGTGA
- a CDS encoding cupin, which produces MSGRPVLVKPGLPHPLPGAVGLSHLSAYDWEAADGVCGGSPHLHLVCTEAYVVTGGRGAVQTLSPDGYREIPLEPGSIAWFAPGTVHRMVQGGDLRITVLMQNSGLPEAGDAVFTFPPEVLADPSRYAEAAGLPPGTGPETAAAARRRRDLAVEGYLGLREALVAGDNGPYLEFQRAAARLVRDKVPTWRELWRTGALATAERTGAQLDALAAGEPSYLVEATAHEAAPTRLGGFGMCGRRDEYNLPGTTLPYGSE; this is translated from the coding sequence GTGTCTGGAAGGCCTGTCCTGGTGAAGCCCGGCCTTCCGCACCCGCTGCCGGGCGCCGTGGGCCTGTCCCACCTGAGCGCCTACGACTGGGAGGCCGCCGACGGCGTCTGCGGCGGCAGCCCGCATCTGCACCTGGTGTGCACGGAGGCCTACGTCGTCACCGGCGGCCGGGGCGCGGTGCAGACGCTGAGCCCCGACGGCTACCGGGAGATCCCCCTGGAGCCGGGCTCGATCGCCTGGTTCGCACCGGGCACCGTGCACCGCATGGTCCAGGGCGGCGATCTGCGCATCACCGTGCTGATGCAGAACAGCGGTCTGCCCGAGGCCGGGGACGCCGTCTTCACCTTCCCGCCGGAGGTGCTCGCCGACCCCTCGCGGTATGCCGAGGCCGCCGGGCTCCCGCCCGGCACGGGACCGGAGACGGCCGCGGCCGCCCGCCGGCGCCGGGACCTCGCCGTCGAGGGCTACCTCGGCCTGCGCGAGGCACTGGTCGCCGGAGACAACGGCCCGTATCTGGAGTTCCAGCGGGCCGCCGCCCGCCTGGTACGGGACAAGGTGCCCACCTGGCGCGAACTGTGGCGGACCGGCGCCCTGGCCACCGCCGAGCGCACCGGCGCCCAGCTCGACGCGCTGGCGGCCGGTGAACCGTCGTACCTCGTCGAGGCGACCGCCCATGAGGCCGCGCCGACCCGGCTCGGCGGCTTCGGGATGTGCGGCCGACGGGACGAGTACAACCTGCCGGGGACGACGCTGCCGTACGGCAGCGAGTAA
- a CDS encoding ABC transporter substrate-binding protein: MPGHRTKGFCASAVALALCALAAGCGGSGESVGGGKVVLRYTWWGNPDRAERTEQAVALFEKQHPNVQVQTSFSGYDAYKQKLAVQATGGDAPDVMQLDYRQIDQYASGGVLLDLAKQKAVLRTSEIDSGLLATGRVDGTQYAIPQGRGTETVVYDVKTWKASGVPLPKQGWTWDDWADAMRALKKKTGQPGATDPGQNEDAFEVWLRGQGKALYTKSGGLGFTADDLTKWWTFTDQLRREESVSPAEQTTQLDGSVENTPLGRGKATADNNWDAPSSGYLAIIPTGIALAPMPSGSDGTPGQYFKPSMFLGVSANTGHAKEAAQLVDFLLNDQDAAKILGATRGIPVNETIRKETAPLLKDFDKTVADYQASLEGKLKDPPQAPPSGDNALQTTFQRDYDQVSYQRMTPREAAENYVTEAKAELRS, encoded by the coding sequence ATGCCCGGACACAGGACAAAGGGGTTCTGCGCTTCGGCCGTCGCACTCGCGCTCTGCGCGCTGGCGGCCGGCTGCGGGGGATCCGGGGAATCGGTCGGCGGCGGCAAGGTCGTGCTCCGCTACACGTGGTGGGGCAACCCCGACCGCGCGGAGCGCACCGAGCAGGCCGTCGCCCTGTTCGAGAAACAGCACCCGAACGTACAGGTGCAGACGTCGTTCTCGGGTTACGACGCCTACAAACAGAAGCTCGCCGTCCAGGCCACGGGCGGCGACGCACCCGACGTGATGCAGCTCGACTACCGCCAGATCGACCAGTACGCCTCCGGCGGGGTCCTGCTCGACCTGGCGAAGCAGAAGGCCGTACTGCGCACCTCCGAGATCGACTCCGGGCTGCTCGCCACCGGCCGCGTGGACGGCACCCAGTACGCGATCCCGCAGGGCCGGGGCACCGAGACCGTCGTCTACGACGTCAAGACCTGGAAGGCCTCCGGGGTGCCGCTCCCGAAACAGGGATGGACCTGGGACGACTGGGCCGACGCCATGCGCGCCCTCAAGAAGAAGACCGGCCAACCCGGCGCCACCGACCCCGGGCAGAACGAGGACGCCTTCGAGGTCTGGCTGCGCGGACAGGGAAAGGCCCTCTACACGAAGAGCGGCGGACTGGGCTTCACCGCCGACGACCTCACCAAGTGGTGGACGTTCACCGACCAGTTGCGGCGCGAGGAGTCCGTCTCCCCGGCCGAGCAGACCACCCAGCTCGACGGCTCTGTCGAGAACACCCCGCTCGGCCGCGGCAAGGCCACCGCGGACAACAACTGGGATGCTCCGTCGAGCGGTTACCTCGCGATCATCCCGACCGGGATCGCACTGGCACCCATGCCGTCCGGCTCCGACGGCACGCCCGGCCAGTACTTCAAGCCGTCGATGTTCCTTGGCGTCTCCGCCAACACCGGCCACGCCAAGGAGGCGGCGCAGCTCGTCGACTTCCTCCTCAACGACCAGGACGCGGCGAAGATCCTCGGCGCCACCCGCGGCATCCCCGTCAACGAGACCATCCGCAAGGAGACAGCACCCCTGCTCAAGGACTTCGACAAGACGGTCGCCGACTACCAGGCGTCCCTGGAAGGGAAGTTGAAGGATCCGCCACAGGCCCCGCCCTCCGGCGACAACGCCCTGCAGACCACCTTCCAGCGTGACTACGACCAGGTTTCCTACCAGCGCATGACGCCCCGCGAGGCGGCCGAGAACTACGTCACCGAGGCGAAGGCGGAGCTGAGGTCATGA
- a CDS encoding sugar ABC transporter permease: MTTTAIPTGERRATAPTTKRRPRRERHGAAWVFLSPWVLGASVLTLLPMAVSLYLSFTDYNLFDPPHWVGLRNYTQMFTEDPRYWRSVTTTLMYVVIAVPLQLALALLVALALKSMKRGKAFYRSAFYAPSLLGASMSIALVWRAVFNDGGTVDNLFGTGGWVNRPGWALLAVALLTVWQFGAPMVIFLAGLQQIPVELYEAAAVDGAGKWRQFLSVTVPMLSPVLFFNLVLQTIQAFQVFTPAFAVSAGKGGPADSTLVYTMYLYDRGFVASHMGYASAMAWVLLLVIGVVTAVLFRTSRSWVFYASEGER, from the coding sequence ATGACCACCACCGCGATCCCGACGGGGGAGAGGCGCGCCACCGCCCCCACCACGAAGCGCCGCCCCAGGCGCGAACGCCACGGCGCCGCCTGGGTGTTCCTCTCCCCGTGGGTCCTCGGCGCGAGCGTTCTCACCCTGCTGCCGATGGCCGTCTCGCTGTACCTGTCCTTCACCGACTACAACCTCTTCGACCCGCCCCACTGGGTGGGCCTGCGCAACTACACGCAGATGTTCACCGAGGACCCGCGCTACTGGCGTTCCGTCACGACGACCCTGATGTACGTCGTCATAGCCGTGCCGCTCCAACTGGCCCTCGCGCTGCTCGTCGCGCTCGCCCTGAAGTCCATGAAGCGCGGCAAGGCCTTCTACCGGTCCGCCTTCTACGCCCCCTCGCTGCTCGGCGCCTCCATGTCCATCGCCCTCGTCTGGCGAGCCGTCTTCAACGACGGCGGCACCGTGGACAACCTCTTCGGCACCGGCGGCTGGGTCAACAGGCCCGGCTGGGCGCTGCTGGCCGTCGCGCTGCTGACGGTGTGGCAGTTCGGGGCGCCGATGGTCATCTTCCTCGCGGGGCTGCAGCAGATACCCGTCGAGCTCTACGAGGCGGCGGCCGTCGACGGGGCCGGAAAATGGCGGCAGTTCCTGTCCGTCACCGTGCCCATGCTGTCCCCGGTGCTCTTCTTCAACCTGGTCCTCCAGACCATCCAGGCCTTCCAGGTCTTCACACCCGCCTTCGCGGTGAGCGCGGGCAAGGGCGGCCCCGCCGACTCCACGCTCGTCTACACGATGTACCTCTACGACCGCGGCTTCGTCGCCTCCCACATGGGCTACGCCTCCGCCATGGCCTGGGTGCTGCTGCTGGTCATCGGCGTCGTCACGGCGGTGCTGTTCCGCACCTCGCGTTCCTGGGTCTTCTACGCGTCCGAGGGGGAGCGATGA
- a CDS encoding carbohydrate ABC transporter permease, whose amino-acid sequence MTSVSTAAARKPVRWGRVALHLGCLAALLVMLYPLAWLLATSLKPADEVIASLDLLPGHLEWSNYETAFEGVNDVSIWRLLSNSLLIAGGAVLGNVISCSLAAYAFARLRFRFRGPMFAFMIATIMLPHHAILIPQYIIFNKLGMVNTYWPLILPKFLATEAFFVFLIVQFMRGLPRELEEAARIDGCGPFRSFFQIVLPLTRPALITTAIFTFIWTWNDFFTQLIYLFDPDKFTLTLALRSFVDASSQSAFGPMFAMSVIALLPIVLFFLAFQRFLVEGMASSGLKG is encoded by the coding sequence ATGACCTCCGTATCAACTGCCGCCGCCCGCAAGCCCGTTCGCTGGGGGCGGGTCGCCCTGCACCTCGGCTGTCTGGCCGCCCTGCTCGTGATGCTGTACCCGCTGGCCTGGCTGCTCGCCACCTCGCTCAAGCCGGCCGACGAGGTGATCGCCAGCCTCGACCTGCTGCCCGGCCACCTGGAGTGGTCGAACTACGAGACCGCCTTCGAGGGCGTCAACGACGTCTCCATCTGGCGGCTGCTGTCCAACTCGCTGCTGATCGCGGGTGGCGCGGTCCTCGGCAACGTGATCAGCTGCTCGCTCGCGGCCTACGCCTTCGCCCGACTGCGCTTCCGCTTCCGCGGCCCGATGTTCGCCTTCATGATCGCCACGATCATGCTGCCGCACCACGCGATCCTGATCCCGCAGTACATCATCTTCAACAAGCTCGGCATGGTGAACACCTACTGGCCGCTGATCCTGCCCAAGTTCCTGGCCACGGAGGCGTTCTTCGTCTTCCTCATCGTGCAGTTCATGCGGGGTCTGCCACGTGAGCTGGAGGAGGCCGCCCGCATCGACGGCTGCGGGCCCTTCCGCAGCTTCTTCCAGATCGTGCTGCCGCTGACCAGGCCCGCGCTGATCACCACGGCGATCTTCACCTTCATCTGGACCTGGAACGACTTCTTCACCCAGCTCATCTACCTCTTCGACCCGGACAAGTTCACGCTCACGCTCGCCCTCAGGTCGTTCGTGGACGCCTCCAGCCAGTCGGCGTTCGGCCCGATGTTCGCGATGTCGGTGATCGCGCTGCTGCCGATCGTGCTGTTCTTCCTCGCCTTCCAGCGGTTCCTGGTGGAGGGCATGGCGAGCTCGGGACTCAAGGGATGA
- a CDS encoding heavy metal translocating P-type ATPase gives MTTTAAAETELAIGGMTCASCAARIEKKLNRMDGVTATVNYATEKAKVTHAVGVSVQDLIATVEKTGYSAREPAPPEPSAPDEEEPDELRSLRERLVTAVLLAVPVVAMAMIPALQFEYWQWLSLTLAAPVVTYAGWPFHKAAFTNARHGAATMDTLISVGTTAAFGWSLWALFFGTAGTPGMKHPFELTIARGDGTGNLYLEAAAGVTAFILAGRYFEARSKRKAGAALKALLELGAKDVTVLHSGGHERTVPIAELKAGDRFLVRPGEKIATDGIVVEGSSAVDASMLTGESVPVEVTPGDSVTGATLNAGGRLVVEATRVGSDTQLARMAKLVEDAQNGKAAAQRLADRISAVFVPVVIALALGTLGFWLGNGAGTAAAFTAAVAVLIIACPCALGLATPTALLVGTGRGAQLGILIKGPEVLESTRRVDTVVLDKTGTVTTGRMTLLAVHPADGTDEAEVLRLAGALEHASEHPVARAVADGAMEKLSSLPAPEDFANVPGLGVQGIVDGHAVLVGRERLLADWSLELPAELRRVKSEAEALGRTAIAVAWDGEARAVLEVADAVKDTSREAIVRLRALGLTPVLLTGDNRAVAESVAREVGIDPEHVIAEVLPQDKVDVVKRLQAEGRSVAMVGDGVNDAAALAQADLGLAMGTGTDAAIEAGDLTLVRGDLRAAADAIRLARRTLGTIRSNLFWAFAYNVAALPLAAAGLLNPMLAGAAMAFSSVFVVGNSLRLRSFRAA, from the coding sequence ATGACCACCACCGCAGCAGCCGAGACCGAGCTGGCCATCGGCGGCATGACCTGCGCCTCGTGCGCGGCGCGCATCGAGAAGAAGCTCAACCGGATGGACGGGGTCACCGCCACCGTCAACTACGCCACCGAGAAGGCCAAGGTCACCCACGCCGTCGGCGTCTCGGTCCAGGACCTGATAGCGACCGTCGAGAAGACCGGGTACTCGGCCCGGGAACCGGCACCACCCGAGCCGTCCGCTCCCGACGAGGAAGAGCCGGACGAACTGCGTTCCCTGCGCGAGCGGTTGGTGACCGCCGTACTGCTGGCGGTGCCCGTCGTCGCGATGGCGATGATCCCGGCGCTGCAGTTCGAGTACTGGCAGTGGCTGTCCCTGACGTTGGCGGCGCCCGTGGTGACGTATGCCGGATGGCCCTTCCACAAGGCGGCGTTCACCAATGCCCGGCACGGCGCGGCCACCATGGACACGCTGATCTCGGTCGGTACGACGGCCGCCTTCGGCTGGTCGCTGTGGGCGCTGTTCTTCGGGACCGCGGGCACGCCGGGTATGAAGCACCCCTTCGAGCTGACGATCGCCCGCGGCGACGGCACTGGGAACCTGTATCTGGAGGCCGCGGCCGGGGTCACCGCGTTCATCCTGGCCGGGCGGTACTTCGAGGCCCGCTCCAAGCGCAAGGCGGGCGCGGCTCTGAAGGCGCTGCTGGAACTGGGCGCGAAGGACGTCACCGTGCTGCATTCGGGCGGCCACGAACGGACCGTCCCGATCGCGGAGTTGAAGGCCGGCGACCGCTTCCTCGTCCGTCCCGGCGAGAAGATCGCGACCGACGGGATCGTCGTCGAGGGCTCCTCCGCCGTGGACGCCTCGATGCTCACGGGTGAGTCCGTGCCGGTGGAGGTCACTCCCGGAGATTCCGTCACCGGCGCCACCCTCAACGCGGGCGGACGGCTCGTCGTCGAGGCGACCCGGGTCGGCTCCGACACCCAACTGGCCAGGATGGCCAAGCTGGTCGAGGACGCCCAGAACGGCAAGGCGGCCGCTCAGCGGCTCGCGGACCGGATCTCAGCGGTGTTCGTGCCGGTCGTCATCGCGCTCGCCCTCGGCACCCTGGGCTTCTGGCTCGGCAACGGCGCCGGTACGGCCGCCGCGTTCACCGCCGCCGTCGCCGTACTGATCATCGCCTGCCCCTGCGCCCTCGGACTCGCCACGCCGACCGCTCTGCTGGTCGGAACCGGGCGCGGCGCCCAACTCGGCATCCTCATCAAGGGCCCCGAGGTCCTGGAGTCCACGCGCAGGGTCGACACCGTCGTCCTGGACAAGACCGGCACCGTCACCACGGGCCGGATGACCCTCCTGGCCGTGCACCCGGCGGACGGCACCGACGAGGCCGAAGTCCTGCGGCTGGCGGGCGCGTTGGAGCACGCGTCGGAGCACCCGGTCGCCCGCGCGGTCGCCGACGGGGCGATGGAGAAGCTGAGTTCTCTCCCCGCACCGGAGGACTTCGCGAACGTGCCGGGGCTCGGGGTGCAGGGCATCGTCGACGGGCATGCCGTGCTCGTCGGCCGCGAGCGCCTGCTGGCCGACTGGTCCTTGGAGCTGCCCGCGGAGCTCCGCCGGGTCAAGTCGGAGGCGGAAGCTCTCGGTCGTACGGCGATCGCGGTCGCCTGGGACGGCGAGGCGCGGGCCGTGCTCGAAGTCGCCGACGCGGTCAAGGACACCAGCCGTGAGGCGATCGTCCGCCTGCGCGCGCTGGGCCTGACGCCCGTCCTGCTGACCGGTGACAACCGGGCCGTGGCCGAGTCCGTGGCCCGGGAGGTCGGCATCGACCCGGAGCACGTGATCGCCGAGGTGCTGCCGCAGGACAAGGTCGACGTCGTCAAGCGGCTTCAGGCAGAGGGCCGTTCGGTCGCGATGGTCGGTGACGGCGTCAACGACGCGGCGGCGCTGGCTCAGGCCGACCTGGGTCTGGCGATGGGCACCGGCACGGACGCCGCGATCGAGGCGGGCGATCTGACCCTCGTCCGGGGTGACCTGCGGGCCGCGGCGGACGCCATCCGCCTCGCCCGCCGCACCCTGGGGACGATCCGGTCCAACCTCTTCTGGGCCTTCGCCTACAACGTGGCCGCTCTGCCGCTGGCGGCGGCCGGACTGCTCAACCCGATGCTCGCGGGGGCGGCGATGGCGTTCTCGTCGGTGTTCGTGGTCGGCAACTCGCTGCGGCTGCGGTCGTTCCGGGCCGCCTGA
- a CDS encoding PhzF family phenazine biosynthesis isomerase: MTTNAPRPEVLRYTAFSSTPEGGNPAGVVLDATALDDDAMLAIAAELGYSESAFLTAPPEGLEGPEGRTFTIRYFSPKAEVPFCGHATVATAVALAERIGPGELVFATPAGTVPVSVAEEAGTVRATLTSVEPHVEEVAEADLTEALAALDWPATDLDPAFPPRIAFAGARHLVLAAATRARLADLAYDFPRLETLMHRLDLTTVQLVWRESATVFHARDPFPVGGVVEDPATGAAAAAFGAYVRDLGLVPEDAVLTLHQGEDLGRPGELTVTLRAGDPRVRVGGAGALIGR, encoded by the coding sequence ATGACGACGAACGCACCGCGGCCCGAGGTCCTGCGATACACCGCCTTCTCCAGCACTCCCGAGGGCGGCAACCCCGCCGGTGTCGTCCTGGACGCCACGGCCCTGGACGACGACGCCATGCTGGCCATCGCCGCCGAGCTCGGTTACTCGGAGTCGGCGTTCCTGACCGCGCCCCCGGAGGGGCTCGAGGGGCCGGAAGGACGGACGTTCACCATCCGTTACTTCAGCCCCAAGGCCGAGGTACCGTTCTGCGGGCACGCCACCGTCGCGACCGCCGTCGCGCTGGCCGAGCGGATCGGTCCGGGCGAGCTGGTGTTCGCCACGCCCGCCGGCACCGTGCCCGTGTCGGTGGCCGAGGAGGCCGGGACGGTCAGGGCCACGCTCACCAGTGTCGAGCCGCACGTCGAGGAGGTCGCCGAGGCCGACCTCACCGAGGCGCTCGCCGCGCTCGACTGGCCGGCCACCGATCTCGACCCGGCGTTTCCGCCCCGGATCGCGTTCGCCGGTGCCCGCCATCTCGTCCTCGCGGCGGCGACGCGCGCACGGCTCGCGGATCTGGCGTACGACTTCCCGCGCCTCGAAACCCTGATGCACCGACTGGACCTGACCACCGTCCAGCTGGTGTGGCGGGAGTCGGCCACCGTGTTTCACGCCCGTGACCCGTTCCCGGTCGGCGGAGTGGTCGAGGACCCGGCGACCGGCGCCGCGGCCGCCGCGTTCGGTGCGTACGTCCGTGACCTCGGCCTGGTCCCGGAGGACGCCGTCCTCACCCTGCACCAGGGCGAGGACCTGGGCCGTCCCGGCGAACTCACGGTGACCCTGCGCGCCGGCGACCCCCGTGTCCGGGTCGGGGGCGCGGGGGCTCTCATCGGCCGGTGA